In one window of Desulfonatronospira thiodismutans ASO3-1 DNA:
- a CDS encoding MATE family efflux transporter produces the protein MPEKGSYRTIWTLAWPQLLMMFFHFLIGFVDVWVAGRLGREVQASMGMITQALFFFLVVAIALANGSVAAISQSWGAGLMLRVKRYIGLGLEIGVCLGFVFLAAGLLLKDVLLDLLQLSDEVLPVAGYILQVFLYILPGYYLLIICNAMFRAQQKVMIPLYSMMIVTVVNTFGDFALGLGWWGFPMLGYKGLAWTTFGAVLCGVLFNLFILYRQGFLKRASFAPWRWIKRAWPYLFKVAWPAGLVQVVWHSAYLVLFAITAALPVGSVVALAGMSAGLRVESLLFLPGVAFNFTASILVGNCLGRGDVQGAKKIGYQVMLVALVSVSLLTIAMWQVIEPVAGFVAPDPEVSREAVNYLQYNMAAIPFLLVAMVLGGALTGAGATLYQMFGMGAASWLIRIPLAYILGHLVIQEATGVWMAMFISMVFQAGIMLYLYQFTNWANFAQKKGKRKHSGGPQW, from the coding sequence ATGCCTGAAAAAGGCTCATACAGAACCATCTGGACCCTGGCCTGGCCGCAGCTGCTCATGATGTTCTTTCACTTCCTCATAGGATTTGTGGACGTGTGGGTGGCAGGACGCCTGGGGCGCGAAGTTCAGGCCAGTATGGGCATGATCACCCAGGCCCTTTTCTTTTTCCTGGTGGTGGCCATAGCCCTGGCCAACGGCAGCGTGGCCGCCATAAGCCAGTCCTGGGGGGCGGGGCTCATGCTCCGGGTGAAGAGATACATCGGGCTGGGCCTGGAGATCGGTGTCTGCCTGGGATTTGTTTTTCTGGCGGCCGGGCTTCTGTTGAAAGATGTCCTGCTGGACCTTTTGCAGCTTTCCGACGAGGTCCTGCCCGTGGCCGGGTATATCCTGCAGGTTTTTTTGTATATTCTGCCCGGGTATTACCTGCTCATCATCTGCAACGCCATGTTCAGGGCGCAGCAGAAGGTCATGATTCCTTTGTATTCCATGATGATCGTGACCGTGGTGAACACCTTCGGGGACTTTGCCCTGGGCCTGGGCTGGTGGGGTTTTCCCATGCTCGGCTACAAGGGGCTGGCCTGGACCACTTTCGGCGCTGTACTCTGCGGGGTGCTCTTCAACCTGTTTATCCTTTACCGCCAGGGATTTTTGAAGCGCGCAAGCTTTGCCCCCTGGCGCTGGATCAAAAGGGCCTGGCCCTACCTGTTCAAAGTGGCCTGGCCCGCAGGCCTGGTTCAGGTGGTGTGGCACTCGGCCTACCTGGTGCTTTTTGCCATTACCGCAGCCCTTCCCGTGGGCAGCGTAGTGGCCCTGGCCGGCATGAGCGCGGGGCTGCGGGTGGAGTCGCTTCTTTTTCTGCCCGGAGTGGCCTTTAATTTCACCGCTTCCATTCTGGTGGGCAACTGCCTGGGAAGGGGGGACGTACAGGGGGCCAAAAAGATCGGTTACCAGGTGATGCTGGTGGCCCTGGTCTCGGTCAGCCTTCTGACCATTGCCATGTGGCAGGTGATTGAACCGGTGGCCGGGTTTGTGGCCCCGGATCCTGAAGTGAGCCGGGAGGCTGTTAATTATCTCCAGTACAACATGGCGGCCATTCCCTTTCTACTGGTGGCCATGGTCCTGGGCGGAGCCCTGACCGGAGCCGGGGCCACGCTTTACCAGATGTTCGGCATGGGAGCCGCTTCCTGGCTTATCAGGATCCCCCTGGCCTATATTCTGGGGCACCTGGTCATCCAGGAGGCCACAGGGGTATGGATGGCCATGTTTATTTCCATGGTTTTTCAGGCCGGGATAATGCTGTATCTTTACCAGTTCACCAACTGGGCGAATTTCGCCCAGAAAAAAGGCAAACGTAAGCATTCAGGGGGTCCTCAGTGGTAG
- a CDS encoding FxsA family protein, whose product MFLKIFAAFVILPIVEIYVLIKIGSHIGALWTIALVVATAFVGAFLAKMQGAYTMFRLRTNLQQGIPPTHDILDAFLIFAAGLVFLTPGFITDLMGLLVLIPQTRKIIRVWLVKKIDLWMRQGNVHVIRRW is encoded by the coding sequence ATGTTTTTAAAAATTTTCGCCGCGTTTGTAATTCTGCCCATTGTGGAGATCTACGTACTGATCAAGATCGGCTCGCACATAGGGGCCTTGTGGACCATAGCTCTGGTTGTAGCCACAGCCTTTGTGGGGGCCTTCCTGGCCAAGATGCAGGGGGCCTACACCATGTTCAGGCTGCGCACCAACCTGCAGCAGGGGATTCCCCCCACTCACGACATCCTGGATGCGTTTCTCATATTCGCAGCAGGCCTGGTCTTTCTGACTCCGGGGTTTATTACCGATCTCATGGGGCTTCTGGTACTTATTCCCCAGACCAGGAAGATTATCAGGGTCTGGCTGGTGAAGAAAATCGATCTGTGGATGCGGCAGGGCAATGTGCACGTCATCCGCAGGTGGTGA
- a CDS encoding NUDIX hydrolase: MNQDMQTSRHHSRGAYPSLPRVAVGAVVRLEGSFLLVQRANPPAQGQWSIPGGKIRLGESMQQAAEREVLEETGLTVRAGLPVLTFDLIHRDKAGNILFHYVIVDLWAEYVKGRIRAGADAARAAWIAPENFPDFNLSPTTLDLLNSL, from the coding sequence ATGAACCAGGATATGCAGACGTCCCGTCACCATTCCCGTGGAGCATACCCTTCCCTGCCCCGGGTGGCGGTGGGTGCGGTGGTCAGGCTTGAAGGCAGTTTTCTGCTGGTGCAGAGGGCCAATCCCCCGGCTCAGGGCCAGTGGTCCATCCCGGGAGGCAAGATAAGGCTGGGGGAGAGCATGCAGCAGGCTGCAGAACGCGAGGTGCTGGAGGAGACCGGGCTGACGGTGCGGGCAGGCCTGCCGGTACTTACCTTTGATCTCATCCATCGTGATAAAGCAGGCAACATCCTCTTTCACTACGTTATTGTGGACCTGTGGGCCGAATATGTTAAGGGCCGTATCCGGGCCGGAGCGGATGCAGCCAGGGCTGCCTGGATCGCCCCGGAAAACTTTCCAGACTTCAACCTGAGCCCCACCACCCTGGATCTTTTAAACTCGCTTTAG